One genomic region from Lycorma delicatula isolate Av1 chromosome 9, ASM4794821v1, whole genome shotgun sequence encodes:
- the twr gene encoding signal peptidase complex catalytic subunit SEC11 homolog C twr, producing MIQGAFDELKRMNKRQFLYQVLSFGMIVSSALMIWKGLMVVTGSESPIVVVLSGSMEPAFHRGDLLFLTNYQEEPVRVGEIVVFKVEGRDIPIVHRVLKLHERENGTVKFLTKGDNNSVDDRGLYAPGQLWLTKKDVVGRARGFLPYVGMVTIYMNEYPKFKYAVLACLGMYVLVHRE from the exons tttctctaCCAGGTTCTTAGTTTTGGAATGATTGTTTCATCAGCCTTAATGATATGGAAAGGTCTTATGGTTGTTACTGGTAGTGAAAGTCCTATTGTAGTTGTACTTag tgGCAGTATGGAGCCTGCATTCCACAGGGGTGATCTTCTGTTTCTTACAAATTATCAAGAAGAGCCTGTTAGGGTTGGTGAAATAGTTGTATTTAAGGTTGAAGGCAGAGATATACCAATTGTACACAGAGTTCTAAAATTGCATGAACG tgaAAATGgaacagtaaaatttttaacaaaaggaGATAATAATAGTGTAGATGATAGAGGCTTATATGCTCCAGGACAATTATGGCTTACGAAAAAAGATGTTGTTGGTAGAGCAAGAGGGTTTTTGCCATATGTTGGTATGGTTACAATTTACATGAATGAATATCCAAAATTTAAG tatgcTGTTCTCGCATGCCTTGGAATGTATGTACTTGTACATagggaataa